One Mus musculus strain C57BL/6J chromosome X, GRCm38.p6 C57BL/6J DNA window includes the following coding sequences:
- the Ubqln2 gene encoding ubiquilin-2: protein MAENGESSGPPRPSRGPAAAPGAASPPAEPKIIKVTVKTPKEKEEFAVPENSTVQQFKEAISKRFKSQTDQLVLIFAGKILKDQDTLMQHGIHDGLTVHLVIKSQNRPQGQATTQPSTTAGTSTTTTTTTTAAAPAATTSSAPRSSSTPTTTNSSSFGLGSLSSLSNLGLNSPNFTELQNQMQQQLLASPEMMIQIMENPFVQSMLSNPDLMRQLIMANPQMQQLIQRNPEISHLLNNPDIMRQTLEIARNPAMMQEMMRNQDLALSNLESIPGGYNALRRMYTDIQEPMLNAAQEQFGGNPFATVGSSSTSGEGTQPSRTENRDPLPNPWAPPPTTQTAATTTTTTTTSSGSGSGSSSSSTTAGNTMAAANYVASIFSTPGMQSLLQQITENPQLIQNMLSAPYMRSMMQSLSQNPDMAAQMMLSSPLFTSNPQLQEQMRPQLPNFLQQMQNPETIAAMSNPRAMQALMQIQQGLQTLATEAPGLIPSFAPGVGMGVLGTAITPVGPVTPIGPIGPIVPFTPIGPIGPIGPTGPASSPGSTGTGIPPATTVSSSAPTETISPTSESGPNQQFIQQMVQALTGGSPPQPPNPEVRFQQQLEQLNAMGFLNREANLQALIATGGDINAAIERLLGSQPS from the coding sequence ATGGCTGAGAACGGCGAGAGCAGCGGCCCCCCGCGCCCCTCCCGCGGCCCTGCGGCGGCCCCAGGCGCGGCCAGCCCGCCGGCCGAGCCCAAAATCATCAAAGTCACTGTGAAGACCCCCAAAGAGAAGGAGGAGTTCGCGGTGCCCGAGAACAGCACCGTGCAGCAGTTCAAGGAAGCGATTTCCAAACGCTTCAAATCGCAGACCGATCAGCTCGTGCTGATTTTCGCCGGAAAGATCCTGAAAGATCAAGATACCTTGATGCAGCATGGCATCCATGATGGACTGACTGTTCACCTGGTTATCAAAAGCCAGAACCGTCCGCAGGGCCAGGCCACCACGCAGCCCAGCACGACTGCGGGAACGAGCACGACGACCACGACCACCACCACGGCGGCGGCGCCGGCGGCGACGACATCATCGGCTCCCAGGAGTAGCTCCACACCTACCACCACGAATAGCAGCTCCTTTGGGCTGGGAAGCCTTTCCAGCCTTAGTAACCTGGGCTTGAACTCGCCCAACTTCACCGAGCTTCAGAACCAGATGCAGCAGCAGCTCCTGGCCAGCCCTGAGATGATGATCCAGATCATGGAAAATCCCTTTGTTCAGAGCATGCTTTCGAATCCTGATCTGATGAGGCAGCTCATCATGGCCAATCCACAGATGCAACAATTGATCCAGAGAAACCCAGAAATCAGCCACCTACTGAACAACCCAGATATAATGAGGCAGACGCTGGAAATCGCCAGGAATCCTGCCATGATGCAAGAGATGATGCGAAATCAAGACCTGGCTCTCAGTAATCTCGAAAGCATCCCAGGTGGCTACAATGCTCTGCGGCGCATGTACACTGACATTCAAGAACCTATGCTGAATGCCGCACAGGAGCAGTTTGGGGGCAACCCGTTTGCCACGGTGGGGAGCAGTTCCACCTCAGGGGAAGGTACTCAGCCCTCCCGCACGGAGAATCGTGATCCGCTGCCCAATCCTTGGGCACCACCGCCAACAACCCAGACGGCtgcgaccaccaccaccaccacgaccacaAGCAGTGGCAGTGGCTCTGGCAGCAGCTCCAGCAGCACCACCGCCGGGAACACCATGGCTGCAGCTAATTACGTGGCTAGCATCTTCAGCACCCCAGGAATGCAGAGCCTGCTGCAGCAGATAACTGAGAATCCCCAGCTGATTCAGAATATGCTGTCTGCGCCCTACATGCGGAGCATGATGCAGTCGCTGAGCCAGAATCCAGATATGGCGGCCCAGATGATGCTGAGTAGCCCGCTGTTCACTTCGAATCCTCAGCTGCAGGAGCAGATGCGTCCACAGCTCCCGAATTTCCTGCAGCAGATGCAGAATCCAGAAACCATCGCGGCCATGTCAAACCCGAGAGCGATGCAAGCGCTAATGCAGATCCAGCAGGGGCTACAGACTCTAGCCACTGAAGCACCTGGCCTCATTCCCAGCTTCGCTCCAGGTGTGGGGATGGGAGTGCTGGGAACCGCCATAACCCCTGTGGGCCCAGTCACTCCCATAGGGCCCATCGGCCCTATAGTTCCTTTCACCCCCATAGGCCCCATCGGGCCTATAGGACCCACTGGCCCTGCAAGCTCCCCCGGCTCCACCGGCACTGGCATCCCGCCTGCAACCACTGTGTCCAGCTCTGCACCTACTGAAACCATAAGTCCAACCTCGGAATCTGGACCCAACCAGCAGttcattcaacaaatggtgcaggctcTCACTGGAGGAAGCCCTCCACAGCCGCCGAATCCTGAAGTGAGATTTCAGCAGCAACTGGAACAGCTCAACGCCATGGGGTTCTTAAACCGCGAAGCAAACTTGCAGGCCCTAATAGCAACAGGAGGCGACATCAACGCGGCCATTGAGAGGCTGCTGGGCTCTCAGCCATCCTAA